The sequence below is a genomic window from Betaproteobacteria bacterium.
CATGGCCCGGGCCCTGGTCACCCGCTACGGCATGGACGCGGATATCGGACCCGTGGTGTTGGAAGCCGAAAAGCCGGGCTTCCTTGGCACTCCCCTGGCCTCCCCGCCCAAAACCTTCAGCGAGGCGACAGCGCGGGAAATCGATCTCGCGGTGCGCCGCCTGGTCCAGGACACTTACCGAAGCACCCTGGATCTGCTCCGCGCACAGGAAGGCCTGCTGCGGGAGTCGGCCCGGCATCTGCTCGCCGAGGAAACCCTCGGCGAAGATGCCCTGGAGGCGATTCGCCAACGTCTGGACGGAACCGCTCTCGCAGTCCGATGACGCCGCAGGCGGCCGGGCTCAAGCGCCTGCCTTTCCGGCCCCCTCTCGCAGCGCGAGAATCGCCGGATGCTGGATGCGGCGTGGAACGACCACGCCGTACCAGGACTCCCGCACTCCCTGGAGCGTGCCCAGGCTCAAGGCATCGTAGGCACGATGGATTTCGGCCGCCAGCCCGGCGGGTGCCGGGAACAGCCCCAGCCCGCCGCTGCCGAAGGTCTTCAGCAAGGCACTGTCGGTGAATTCCCCGACCACCTCGGGGCGTAGTCCCCGGGAAACGAACCAGTGATCCAGGGCATCCCGCATCGGATGGGTCCGGGCGGGGAGCAGCACGGGAGCGCCATCGAGGCGATTGGGGAAATCCGCAGCCCATGCGGCATGCAAAGCCTCCACTCCATACAGGTCCACCGCCATTTCACCGAGCCGGAAATCCTCCAGCTTCTGGTTGGCCCGGCGTGGCGCCGACTGGTCCGCGATCACCAGGTCCAGGCGGTTCAGTTGCAACTCCCCGAGGAGATGCCCGATTTCCCCCTCACAACACTCCAGGCGGACGGCGAGCGGAGGATGGAGGAGCGGTGCCAGGAGCCGGAAGGCCACCAGTTTGGGCACGGTCTCGGCGATCCCCACGGCGAATCTCGGCCGCAAATCCCGGCGACTGCGCAAATCGTCCACCAGCAGATCGCCCAGGTGAAAAATCCGTTCCGCGTACTGCAGCGCAACTCGCCCCGCTTCCGTGAGGACCAGGGACCGCCCCTGGGGCGCGAAAAGAGCCTGTCCCAATTGCTGCTCCAGCAACCCCAGTTGCGTGCTCACAGCCTGCACCGACAGATCGAGGCGTTCCGCGGCACGGGTGACGCTACCTTCCTTGGCCACGCTCCAGAAATAGAGCAGATGGCGGAAATTGAGTTGGTCCGGAGCCATGCGTTCGTCCAATTTTTTGGGATATACGCATCAATATAAATCCATTTATATAGAACATAAAGGCTCCTATTCTTGCGCCATGCCCACGCCACTGCTGGGCAACCCTCAAGGAGACCAAGATGATCACCCTGGAAGACTGCAAGGCTTTTTGCGATGCCCCGGCCGAGAAGGTCGACACGGTGGGCCGGGAGCACAACCTCGTTCCGATCGTCGCCCTCGCCTGCGCCCATGCGCGCAGCGGCAAGCGCAAACCGACCCCGGCCCCGCGGCGCTCACCGGAACCCGAATGGCCTCTGGCAGCCTGACGCTCCGCGACCCAAGCCCCGATGGAGGCGAACGACACCCAGGCGCACCGACCTGGCCCGGCATGGGCCTGGATTGGGCCCTGGGTCATGGCTGGGATGTCGCTTGCCATCCTCCTTCTCGGCGGCCTTTGGCTCTGCCCCCAGGGCGCCTGCCGTGTCCCCGCGGCAGACCTCGCTACGGCAATCGCCGTCGGTCATGGTCTGCCACCCGGGACCCAAACCTTTCTGACCGGGATTACCTGGCTGGGCTCCCTTGCCGTATTGCTCCCCCTCGCCCTGGTCACCGTCCTCATGCAACCGCAACGGTCCCGGCCCCGACGGCTTTTCGTACCCGCTGCCCTGGGTGCCGCGACGCTGCTCGCTCATCTGACGAAGCTCGCTTTCGACCGTCCCCGCCCCCTGCTTGAAAATCTGACGGCCCTGCCCCCGGACGCGAGTTTTCCCAGCGCCCACGCCATGCAGGTCACTGCCTTCGCCCTGGCGCTGCTGTGGTCCTCGGCGTCCCGACCTCCCCCGCTTGCCTGGGCGTTCGCCGGCGCGCTCATTGTTTCCGTTGGCTTTTCTCGGGTGGCCTTGAATGTCCATTTCGCCACGGATGTCATCCTGGGAACGGCCGCCGCCGTCTGCCTGAGCTGCGCCCTGCGCGGCTGGCTCGTGAAATTGGAGTCGCAGCCATGAGAAACAAGTTTCTCGGCATCGGTGAGCCGGGATATCACCCCCTGCGCAAGATTCGCAATGCCTACGCCGGTATCCGGGA
It includes:
- a CDS encoding phosphatase PAP2 family protein; translation: MSLAILLLGGLWLCPQGACRVPAADLATAIAVGHGLPPGTQTFLTGITWLGSLAVLLPLALVTVLMQPQRSRPRRLFVPAALGAATLLAHLTKLAFDRPRPLLENLTALPPDASFPSAHAMQVTAFALALLWSSASRPPPLAWAFAGALIVSVGFSRVALNVHFATDVILGTAAAVCLSCALRGWLVKLESQP
- a CDS encoding LysR family transcriptional regulator; translated protein: MAPDQLNFRHLLYFWSVAKEGSVTRAAERLDLSVQAVSTQLGLLEQQLGQALFAPQGRSLVLTEAGRVALQYAERIFHLGDLLVDDLRSRRDLRPRFAVGIAETVPKLVAFRLLAPLLHPPLAVRLECCEGEIGHLLGELQLNRLDLVIADQSAPRRANQKLEDFRLGEMAVDLYGVEALHAAWAADFPNRLDGAPVLLPARTHPMRDALDHWFVSRGLRPEVVGEFTDSALLKTFGSGGLGLFPAPAGLAAEIHRAYDALSLGTLQGVRESWYGVVVPRRIQHPAILALREGAGKAGA